A single genomic interval of Lacrimispora sphenoides JCM 1415 harbors:
- a CDS encoding TrpB-like pyridoxal phosphate-dependent enzyme: MSENKIPYKIYLEESEMPKEWYNVRADMKNKPAPLLNPGTLQPMSEEELGTVFCKELVKQELDNDNRFIEIPQKILDFYKMYRPAPLVRAYCLEEKLKTPAKIYYKFEGNNTSGSHKLNSAIAQAYYAKEQGLKGVTTETGAGQWGTALSMACSYLELDCKVYMVKCSYEQKPFRREVMRTYGASVTPSPSEETEVGRKILAEHPGTTGSLGCAISEAVEVATHTEGYRYVLGSVLNQVLLHQSVIGMEAKIAMDKYGIKPDIIIGCAGGGSNLGGLISPFMGEKLRGEADYRFIAVEPASCPSLTRGVFAYDFCDTGMVCPLAKMYTLGSGFIPSANHAGGLRYHGMSSTLSQLYHDGYMEARSVEQTAVFEAAEQFARVEGILPAPESSHAIKAAIDEALKCKETGEEKTILFGLTGTGYFDMMAYEKFHDGVMTDYIPTDDDLKVGFDGIPRFPGNME, encoded by the coding sequence ATGAGTGAAAACAAGATTCCCTACAAAATTTATCTGGAAGAAAGCGAGATGCCCAAAGAGTGGTACAACGTACGTGCCGACATGAAGAATAAGCCGGCTCCCCTTTTAAATCCCGGAACCTTACAGCCAATGTCAGAAGAGGAACTTGGAACTGTATTTTGTAAGGAGCTGGTAAAACAAGAGCTGGATAATGATAATCGTTTTATAGAAATTCCGCAAAAAATACTTGACTTTTATAAAATGTACCGTCCGGCCCCATTGGTAAGAGCATACTGCCTGGAAGAGAAGCTTAAGACTCCGGCTAAGATTTATTACAAATTTGAAGGCAATAATACAAGCGGAAGCCATAAGCTGAACTCTGCTATTGCTCAGGCTTATTACGCAAAGGAGCAGGGGTTAAAGGGAGTGACCACTGAGACCGGGGCAGGGCAGTGGGGGACGGCTCTTTCCATGGCATGCTCTTACCTGGAGCTGGACTGCAAGGTCTATATGGTAAAGTGTTCCTACGAACAAAAACCCTTCCGCAGAGAAGTAATGCGCACGTATGGAGCAAGCGTGACCCCATCTCCGTCTGAGGAAACAGAGGTAGGGAGGAAGATCCTGGCTGAGCATCCCGGAACCACAGGAAGTCTGGGTTGTGCCATTTCTGAGGCGGTGGAAGTGGCAACGCACACAGAGGGGTATCGATATGTGCTGGGAAGCGTCTTGAACCAGGTGCTGCTGCATCAGTCGGTGATCGGAATGGAAGCCAAGATTGCAATGGATAAATACGGAATCAAGCCTGATATCATTATCGGATGTGCAGGCGGCGGCTCCAATCTGGGAGGACTCATATCTCCGTTTATGGGTGAAAAACTCAGGGGCGAAGCAGATTACCGGTTTATTGCAGTAGAACCCGCATCCTGCCCAAGCCTGACACGAGGCGTTTTTGCTTATGATTTTTGTGATACCGGAATGGTTTGTCCGCTGGCAAAAATGTATACTCTGGGAAGTGGGTTTATTCCGTCAGCAAACCATGCAGGAGGCCTGCGGTATCATGGGATGAGTTCCACCTTGTCACAGCTATATCATGACGGATACATGGAAGCGCGTTCTGTAGAGCAGACAGCAGTGTTTGAGGCAGCAGAACAGTTTGCAAGAGTAGAAGGAATCCTTCCGGCGCCGGAAAGCAGTCATGCGATTAAAGCGGCAATCGATGAGGCTTTGAAATGCAAAGAGACAGGAGAAGAAAAGACGATTCTCTTTGGCCTTACAGGTACAGGATATTTTGATATGATGGCATATGAAAAATTCCATGACGGAGTGATGACAGACTATATTCCAACGGATGATGATTTAAAGGTTGGATTTGACGGAATTCCAAGATTCCCGGGTAATATGGAATAA
- a CDS encoding YdcF family protein, with amino-acid sequence MALIFWLVAVSCIIYYVVIILYSGLTTSLSFIWLVFAAICILLPMGWESYVKHKDKVPLWIPVSVITMCCTGILIFLVVEILVFTGVAARDTSNLDYVIVLGARVKETGISNSLKKRLDKAMEYLDDNPSTILVLSGGQGDDEPVSEAAAMRDYLVFNGVKEEQLILETRSTSTVENIAYSRVAIEADQAERKARRLDQPIFMEPGTFEEVPDKPIKIGVLTSDFHVFRALQIGKKWGIPDIYGISCGSDPILFVHFCVRECAAILKDKLVGNM; translated from the coding sequence ATGGCGTTAATTTTTTGGCTGGTGGCCGTTTCCTGCATTATTTATTATGTTGTGATCATTCTTTATTCAGGCCTGACCACATCTCTTTCTTTTATATGGCTTGTATTTGCTGCCATATGCATATTGCTGCCGATGGGATGGGAATCCTATGTAAAACATAAGGATAAGGTTCCCTTATGGATTCCGGTTTCGGTGATTACCATGTGCTGTACCGGAATTCTCATATTTCTGGTGGTGGAAATCCTGGTATTTACGGGAGTCGCTGCCCGGGATACTTCCAACCTGGACTATGTCATTGTATTAGGAGCCAGGGTAAAAGAAACAGGAATCAGTAATTCCCTGAAAAAACGGCTGGATAAAGCCATGGAGTACTTAGATGACAATCCATCTACGATTCTGGTGCTGTCCGGCGGCCAGGGTGATGACGAACCTGTCAGTGAAGCTGCAGCCATGCGGGATTATCTGGTCTTTAACGGAGTAAAAGAGGAACAGCTGATCTTAGAGACACGCTCCACCAGCACGGTTGAGAATATTGCATACAGCCGTGTGGCCATTGAAGCAGACCAGGCGGAGAGGAAAGCCCGCCGTCTGGATCAACCGATTTTCATGGAGCCAGGAACCTTTGAAGAGGTGCCGGATAAGCCCATTAAAATTGGAGTACTCACCAGTGATTTTCATGTATTTCGTGCGTTGCAGATTGGGAAAAAATGGGGAATACCGGATATCTATGGCATATCCTGCGGATCTGACCCCATTCTTTTCGTACACTTTTGCGTTAGAGAATGCGCAGCCATATTAAAAGACAAATTAGTGGGCAATATGTAA
- a CDS encoding insulinase family protein yields the protein MNQFKNLAAYEVVEEKEIKEINASGCVLRHKKSGARLFLVSCDDENKVFSIGFRTPPSDSTGVAHILEHSVLCGSDKFPVKDPFVELVKGSLNTFLNAMTYPDKTVYPVASCNEKDFQNLMNVYLDAVLHPNIYREPKIFMQEGWHYELESPESALIYNGVVYNEMKGAFSSPEEVLDRYTRKTLFPDNCYGQESGGDPAFIPDLTYEDFLAFHKRYYHPSNSYIYLYGDMNMEEKLVWLDKEYLSQYDEISIDSSIPRQKPFLNPVEGETFYSITEGESEENATYLSISTAVGTDLDPRLYIAFQILEYTLLDAPGAPLKQALIDAGIGQDILGGYDSGILQPYFTIIAKNANKEQRGEFLAVVKGTLRKLADEGINRKSLKAGMNYYEFRYREADYGSAPKGLMYGLQCMDSWLYDGDPMMHLEYQDTFDYLKKVVDDGYFEQLIREYLLDNPFEAILTVSPKKNLTAMEDEKEAKKLAAYKASLSEEELRELAEQTRALKEYQEAPSPQEMLEMIPMLTREDISREAEEIIWEEKSAHGVKVIHHEMPTSGIGYLKVLFDTSAVPVEDLPYVGFLKSLLGYVNTENFTYGDLTSEIHLNSGGVSFSVSSYPDLKNNGEFKGFFMASARVLYEKLDFGFSILGEILTRSILDDEKRVGEVISETRSRARMKLEGSCHSAAVARATSYYSATSSFNDLTGGIGYYEFLENLEKEYPTRKKEIIARLKAVMEKIFTSKNMLVSYTADEEGYKLLPEALKKLTDLLPEGEGTRYPFAFSPGNRNEGFSTASQVNYVARCGTFAGSGQEYTGALKILKVILSYDYLWINLRVKGGAYGCMSGFGRSGEGYFTSYRDPNVRETNQIYDGVVDYLESFQATDRDMTKYVIGTISDMDVPYPPSTRGNRGLSAYLSGVDREMMEKEREEVLNATQEDIRNLASLVNAVLNTGSLCVIGNEEKIEADKDLFGETKNLFHS from the coding sequence ATGAATCAGTTTAAAAACCTTGCAGCCTATGAGGTTGTAGAAGAAAAGGAAATAAAAGAGATCAATGCATCCGGATGTGTACTCCGCCATAAAAAAAGCGGAGCCAGGCTGTTCCTCGTATCCTGTGATGATGAGAACAAAGTATTTTCCATCGGATTCCGTACCCCTCCGTCAGACAGCACCGGTGTTGCCCACATTCTGGAGCACAGCGTGCTCTGCGGATCAGACAAATTTCCGGTGAAAGACCCATTTGTCGAACTGGTAAAGGGTTCCCTTAACACCTTCCTGAATGCAATGACCTACCCGGATAAAACGGTATACCCGGTAGCCAGCTGCAATGAAAAGGATTTCCAGAATTTGATGAACGTGTACCTGGATGCCGTACTGCATCCCAATATTTACAGGGAACCGAAGATCTTCATGCAAGAAGGCTGGCATTATGAACTGGAAAGCCCGGAATCTGCTCTGATTTACAATGGAGTAGTATATAACGAAATGAAGGGAGCATTTTCTTCCCCGGAAGAAGTTCTGGACCGCTATACCAGGAAAACTCTTTTCCCGGATAACTGCTACGGTCAGGAGTCAGGCGGAGATCCTGCATTTATTCCGGATCTGACCTATGAAGATTTTCTGGCTTTTCATAAGAGATATTATCATCCCTCCAACAGCTATATTTACCTGTATGGAGATATGAACATGGAAGAAAAACTCGTATGGCTTGATAAAGAATACCTAAGCCAATACGATGAAATATCAATCGATTCCAGTATTCCAAGACAAAAACCATTCTTAAATCCGGTAGAGGGAGAGACGTTCTATTCCATTACCGAAGGAGAGTCCGAAGAAAATGCCACTTATCTTTCCATCAGTACAGCCGTGGGAACAGACTTAGATCCCAGGCTTTATATTGCATTCCAGATTCTGGAATACACCCTTTTGGATGCGCCGGGTGCACCCTTAAAGCAGGCTTTAATTGATGCCGGGATCGGCCAGGACATTTTAGGCGGATACGACAGCGGCATATTACAGCCCTATTTTACCATCATTGCAAAAAATGCAAACAAGGAGCAGAGAGGAGAATTTCTCGCCGTTGTAAAAGGTACTTTAAGAAAGCTTGCAGATGAAGGCATCAACAGGAAGAGTCTGAAAGCAGGAATGAACTATTACGAATTCCGTTACCGGGAAGCGGATTACGGTTCAGCACCAAAGGGCCTGATGTATGGGCTTCAATGCATGGACAGCTGGCTCTATGACGGAGATCCGATGATGCACTTAGAATACCAGGATACCTTTGATTATCTGAAAAAGGTGGTAGATGACGGATATTTTGAACAGCTCATCAGAGAATACCTTCTGGACAATCCTTTTGAGGCCATCTTAACCGTAAGCCCCAAAAAGAACTTAACGGCAATGGAGGATGAGAAGGAAGCGAAGAAGCTGGCCGCATACAAAGCTTCCCTTTCAGAAGAAGAGCTTCGGGAACTTGCAGAACAGACCCGTGCTTTAAAAGAATACCAGGAAGCCCCATCTCCCCAGGAGATGCTGGAGATGATTCCCATGCTTACGAGAGAGGATATAAGCAGGGAAGCAGAGGAAATCATATGGGAAGAAAAATCAGCTCATGGCGTTAAGGTGATCCATCATGAGATGCCTACCTCCGGAATCGGGTATTTAAAGGTTCTGTTCGATACTTCCGCAGTTCCTGTCGAGGATCTGCCATACGTTGGATTTTTAAAATCCCTGCTTGGCTATGTAAATACAGAAAACTTCACCTATGGGGACTTAACCAGTGAGATCCATTTAAACAGCGGCGGTGTCAGCTTTAGCGTATCCTCTTATCCAGACTTAAAAAATAACGGAGAATTTAAAGGCTTTTTTATGGCAAGTGCCAGAGTGCTTTATGAGAAGCTGGACTTTGGCTTCTCGATTCTTGGCGAGATCCTGACCCGTTCTATTTTAGATGATGAAAAACGGGTAGGCGAAGTCATCAGTGAAACCAGGTCAAGAGCCAGAATGAAGCTGGAAGGTTCCTGCCATTCAGCAGCCGTGGCCAGGGCTACTTCTTACTATTCCGCCACTTCTTCATTTAACGATTTAACCGGCGGAATCGGATACTATGAATTTTTAGAGAATCTGGAAAAGGAATATCCTACCCGCAAGAAGGAGATCATTGCCCGCTTAAAAGCGGTCATGGAAAAGATCTTCACTTCCAAAAACATGCTGGTCAGCTATACGGCAGATGAAGAAGGATATAAGTTACTTCCCGAGGCTCTTAAAAAGCTCACAGACTTGCTGCCTGAAGGAGAAGGAACCCGCTATCCCTTTGCTTTTTCACCTGGAAACAGAAACGAAGGCTTCAGCACGGCTTCCCAGGTCAATTATGTGGCCAGATGCGGAACCTTTGCGGGCAGCGGCCAGGAATATACCGGTGCTCTTAAAATATTGAAAGTCATTTTAAGCTATGATTACCTGTGGATTAATTTAAGAGTCAAAGGAGGAGCCTATGGCTGCATGAGCGGATTCGGCCGTTCAGGAGAAGGGTACTTTACCTCCTACCGGGATCCAAACGTAAGAGAAACAAATCAGATCTATGACGGAGTCGTGGATTATTTAGAGAGCTTTCAGGCAACGGACCGTGATATGACAAAGTATGTCATCGGTACCATCAGCGACATGGATGTGCCGTACCCTCCGTCTACCAGAGGAAACCGCGGCCTTTCCGCCTATTTATCCGGAGTTGACCGGGAAATGATGGAAAAAGAACGGGAAGAAGTATTAAACGCCACTCAGGAAGATATCCGCAATCTGGCATCTCTTGTAAACGCCGTTTTAAATACAGGAAGTCTCTGCGTCATTGGAAATGAAGAAAAAATCGAAGCGGATAAGGATCTGTTTGGAGAAACCAAGAACCTGTTCCACTCATAA
- the era gene encoding GTPase Era translates to MENNYKSGFVTLIGRPNVGKSTLMNHLIGQKIAITSDKPQTTRNRIQTVYTDERGQIIFLDTPGIHKAKNKLGEYMVSVAERTLKEVDVVLWLVEPTTYIGAGEQHIAEQLNQVKTPVILVINKIDTVKNQEDILTFISAYKDVCQFAEIVPVSALKDKNTDLMLELIYKYLPKGPQYYDEDTVTDQPMRQISAELIREKALRLLNDEIPHGIAVTIEKMKERDNGIMDIEAEIICERESHKGIIIGKGGSMLKKIGSSARREIEALMDTKVNLQLWVKVRKEWRDSELYMKNYGYNEKDI, encoded by the coding sequence ATGGAAAACAACTATAAATCAGGCTTTGTTACCCTGATCGGACGTCCCAATGTTGGAAAGTCCACCCTGATGAACCATCTCATCGGCCAGAAGATCGCTATAACTTCCGATAAGCCCCAGACAACCAGAAACCGGATCCAGACCGTGTATACGGATGAGAGAGGACAGATCATCTTCCTTGATACCCCCGGAATTCATAAGGCAAAAAACAAGCTGGGCGAATATATGGTAAGCGTAGCGGAGCGTACCTTAAAGGAAGTGGATGTAGTGCTTTGGCTGGTAGAACCGACTACCTACATCGGGGCCGGGGAGCAGCATATTGCAGAGCAGTTAAACCAGGTAAAAACGCCTGTGATCCTTGTCATTAATAAAATTGACACAGTGAAAAACCAGGAGGATATCTTAACCTTTATAAGCGCTTATAAAGATGTCTGCCAGTTTGCTGAGATCGTGCCTGTTTCCGCTCTAAAGGACAAAAATACAGACCTGATGCTGGAACTCATCTACAAATATCTTCCAAAGGGGCCTCAGTATTACGATGAGGATACGGTAACAGACCAGCCCATGCGTCAGATTTCAGCGGAGCTTATCAGGGAAAAAGCCCTTCGTCTTTTAAATGATGAGATTCCCCACGGGATCGCGGTTACGATTGAAAAGATGAAGGAGCGGGATAACGGCATCATGGATATTGAAGCCGAAATTATCTGCGAGCGGGAATCCCACAAGGGGATCATCATTGGAAAAGGCGGTTCCATGCTGAAAAAGATCGGAAGCTCTGCCCGCAGGGAAATAGAAGCTCTGATGGATACAAAAGTAAATTTACAGCTTTGGGTCAAGGTCCGGAAAGAATGGCGTGACAGCGAGCTGTATATGAAGAATTATGGATATAATGAAAAAGACATATAA
- the recO gene encoding DNA repair protein RecO, whose amino-acid sequence MREVETMTGMVIKVSPVGEMDKRLVILTRERGKITAFARGARRPGSPFMGVSRPFAFGQFSLYEGRDSYTLRSAEITNYFEALSLDVEGTCYGSYFLELADYYARENMDGTGLLKLLYQSIRALLKPALKNELVQRIFELKAMVLNGEYTETPPCPVSDSASYAWEYVIASPAEHLYTFTLTDPVLEEFVRCVEINKKRYVDREFHSLEILHTMTGWKVLK is encoded by the coding sequence TTGAGGGAAGTTGAAACCATGACGGGGATGGTAATAAAAGTGTCCCCGGTTGGAGAAATGGATAAGCGCCTTGTGATACTCACCAGGGAAAGAGGAAAGATCACCGCATTTGCCAGAGGGGCCAGAAGACCGGGGAGTCCATTCATGGGGGTAAGCCGCCCCTTTGCCTTCGGGCAGTTTTCCCTATATGAGGGCAGGGATTCCTATACCCTTCGGTCGGCGGAGATCACCAATTATTTTGAAGCATTATCCCTGGATGTAGAAGGAACCTGCTATGGATCTTATTTTCTGGAACTGGCTGATTATTACGCCAGGGAGAATATGGACGGAACAGGTCTTTTAAAGCTACTATACCAGTCCATACGGGCGCTTTTAAAACCAGCTCTGAAAAATGAGCTGGTACAAAGGATATTTGAACTGAAAGCAATGGTGTTAAACGGAGAATACACAGAAACCCCTCCCTGCCCTGTCAGTGATTCAGCAAGCTATGCATGGGAATATGTGATCGCCTCACCGGCAGAGCATCTATACACCTTTACTTTAACAGATCCGGTACTGGAGGAATTTGTCCGCTGTGTAGAGATCAATAAGAAGCGCTATGTGGACAGGGAATTTCATTCCCTGGAGATTTTACACACCATGACTGGATGGAAAGTATTGAAATGA